The following nucleotide sequence is from Candidatus Eisenbacteria bacterium.
AGAATGCCCGCCCCGGCGCCGCGCACGCAAGCGCGCCGCGACTCGGGTATCCTGCGCGCGGCCGGCCGAATGGAATCGAGGTCCGACACCCACGTGCTCTCGTCTCGAAGTGCCCCGCAAGTGGCCCGCGATCGTGTTCCTGCATGGGTCCGGCGAGTGCGGCGACGATGGCTAAAGCCGACCCGCGTAGGGCTCGGGCCCGCCCTCCAGGCGCATCCCGAGCGCTGGCCGTTCGTGGTGGTGTTTCCGCAGAAACCCATCGAGCAGGAAGAGTGGGAGGAGAGCGAGTCGCTGGTCTTCGCCGTGCTCGCACGCGCGCGGCACAAGTTTCGGCTTGACGAGCATCACGTGGCGCTCGGAGGCATGTCGCAGGGCGGGCACGGCGCGTGGATGCTGGGCGCCCGACACCCGACCCGCTGGAGCTGCCTGTTTCCGATCTGCGGCTACGGTCGCCCTCGGGCTCGATCCCGACAGCGCGCGCATGACGCTCTACCCCGAGGCGAATCACAACTCGTGGGATCCGGCATGCGCCGAGCCCGAACTACCGGGCTGGATCCTGAGCCACCTACAACCTCGCCCGGCTCCGCGTCAGTGAACCACGACCATGCGGCGCGTGACGACCGACCCCGCCGCCGACAGCCGGAGGAAATAGCATCCGCTGCCGAGCTGCGCGGTGGCGAACTGAAGCGCATGAGTGCCGGCCGCGACTTGCTGCCCGCGCAGCACCGACACCACGCGCCGTCCCTGCGAGTCGAACACGTCGAGATCCACCACCGACGGCGCCGCCAGCGCGAGCCGTACGATCCCCGAGCGGTCGGCGGGGTTGTTCATCGCGAGCTCGACCGCCGCCTGCGGACCAATGGGTTCCGGGTCTGGTTTGGGTTTTCGAGTGAGCGGCTGCGCCGGGCTCAGCCGCACCAGACCCGATTGCGGTGCGACGCCGACATGCCAAAACCCTCCACCCACGAACACCTCGTGTTCGCTCGCCATGATCGACCACACGTTCGAGTTCACCCCCGGATCCCAGGGCAGCAAGGTCCCGGTCGCCATGTCGATCGCCGCCAGGTTGAACCTTCGCTCGCCGTTGACGACGTCGAAGTCGCCGCCCAGGTACAGCACACCGTTGCTCGCGCTCATCGCGCGCACGTAGATGCCCGTGAAGTTGTCCCGATCGAGGACGACCGCGCCTAGCCCCGAGTCGGCCAGGGCTCCGGTGAACTTGTCCACCACAGCGAATCCGCGGTGTGGCTGCCCCGCCACGCGAAGGAAGATCCCGCCAATTATCAGCCGATCTCCGTCCAACACCATCTCGAGCACGGTGCCGGAACTCCCCGGATACCAATCCAGCAGCGCGCCGGTCGTGGCGTCGACCGCGGCGAGCCCGACCCGGGGCACTCCGCCGATGTGACCGAATCCACCGCCGAGATAGACACGGTCGCCATCCACGAGCATCGCATCGGCGGTGTAGTCGCCGTTGGGGTCCCAGGGCGTCACCGCCCCCGTCACCGGGTCCAGTTCCGCGAAGCAGTTGCGCGGCTGGCCGCTGATCCGATGAAAGACACCACTCACCAGCAGGTTGTCCCCGTGCCGCGTCATCGACCAGATCCCGCCATTGGGATTGGGCGCCCAGTCGAGCACTTCGCCGGTGCGCGCATCGATCGCCGCCAGATTCGCGCGCGGCTTTCCACCCACTACACCGAATCCCCCGGCGACGAAGATCCGATCTCCGATCCGCTCCATGGCTTTCACGCTGCCGTCGGTGTTCAGCGACCAGTCGAGCGCGCGGCCGCTGCGCAAATCGAGTGCCGCGAGCCCCAAGTGCTTGACCCACTCCCGCACGCTCGTGAAGTCACCACCCAGATACACCGAGTGCCCGTCCGCCGCGATCGCCTGCACCCGGCCATTGGTTCGCGGTTGCCAGGTCGCGATCCGCTCCGCGGTCGAAGCGCTCACCGCCGCCGAGTAGTGCCCCTCGAAGTCCGGGCTGGTGTCGTCGCCGATCGTTTGGAACTCACCTCCGAAGTAGACGGAGTTGCCCTGCACGGCCAGGGCGTGGACATAGGGCATCCAGGGATGGGTGCCGTTGTAGCTGTCGAGGCGAGGGTTCCATGGGAGCGCCTCGCCGCTCTCGAGGTCGACCGCGGCGAGGCTCTCGCGTGCCTGTCCGCCGATCCGATCGAACGCGCCGGCGACGTACAACCTCCCGCACGCGACCGCGAGTGCTCGCACCCGTGGGCCGCCGTCGTAGATGTACTCGGGCTGCCGATCGACGTGCGCATCGAACGCGGTGGCGCGTCCCGTGTCGAGATCGATCGCAGCGAGGTACTTGCGTGTGTCAGGTCCGGCGTTCCA
It contains:
- a CDS encoding PQQ-binding-like beta-propeller repeat protein is translated as MHAQVADTNLWTCDQGGLIESMVHYGDTLMVGGVPWNLGPASGAGVPVDPIDGRPREPYAKVAGIVHVVISDGCGGWYVGGEFAGVGGLPRRNLAHVRADGSVDDWNPGPDGEVLALLMAQGRLYVGGRFGVIAGADRSRLAAFDLESGQLMEWAPQAIKWAVHALAARDSSVYVGGDFEQIGGAVRYYLAEISARTGRATEWNPAVDSRVHALAIHDRTLYAGGQFWNAGPDTRKYLAAIDLDTGRATAFDAHVDRQPEYIYDGGPRVRALAVACGRLYVAGAFDRIGGQARESLAAVDLESGEALPWNPRLDSYNGTHPWMPYVHALAVQGNSVYFGGEFQTIGDDTSPDFEGHYSAAVSASTAERIATWQPRTNGRVQAIAADGHSVYLGGDFTSVREWVKHLGLAALDLRSGRALDWSLNTDGSVKAMERIGDRIFVAGGFGVVGGKPRANLAAIDARTGEVLDWAPNPNGGIWSMTRHGDNLLVSGVFHRISGQPRNCFAELDPVTGAVTPWDPNGDYTADAMLVDGDRVYLGGGFGHIGGVPRVGLAAVDATTGALLDWYPGSSGTVLEMVLDGDRLIIGGIFLRVAGQPHRGFAVVDKFTGALADSGLGAVVLDRDNFTGIYVRAMSASNGVLYLGGDFDVVNGERRFNLAAIDMATGTLLPWDPGVNSNVWSIMASEHEVFVGGGFWHVGVAPQSGLVRLSPAQPLTRKPKPDPEPIGPQAAVELAMNNPADRSGIVRLALAAPSVVDLDVFDSQGRRVVSVLRGQQVAAGTHALQFATAQLGSGCYFLRLSAAGSVVTRRMVVVH